In the genome of Euleptes europaea isolate rEulEur1 chromosome 7, rEulEur1.hap1, whole genome shotgun sequence, one region contains:
- the ADAR gene encoding double-stranded RNA-specific adenosine deaminase: MAEVKEKICSYLFGIQDSTALNLAKNIGFSKAKDVNGSLYTLEKAGDVCRENTNPPKWSLTDNKRRRMQLKLRAEEVQGVALLVPDSEAPSPVIQQELPATVPTPPPSSPPPPPPPPLLEGEEEKVENGQQLSEPAEPQGDGSALRIGPPRSKRARYQWFQNYDNFENGKWATDDIPEDLNAISNQDESRCIMESPLSPSYTAQFDTAFLCTPLEKLMACQKKNPVSGLIEYTQYTYQHCEFVLLKQSGPSHEPRFKFQAVIDGRRFPPAEAGSKKLAKQEAAANAMKILVHEGEDGLELHKTFYEDTSLEEEEEEEEEEEEEMPSSTPQANVLSGKNPVSALMEYAQKSGSVCEFQLLSQEGPPHDPKFKYCVKVGDHVFPAVVSNSKKGAKQMAAEVALKGLSGDTSGSSEQAEPQADPPSEVSPGQPLSLDETKAASAKGVGELIKYLNSNPVSGLLEYARANGFAAEFKMIDQTGPPHDPKFIFQAKVGGRWFPAVNAHSKKQGKQEAADAALRVLIGETEKAEHLEGMAITELPVSGSTLHDQIAMLSHQRFNTLTARIQHSLLGRKILAAIIMRRGQEGLGVVVSIGTGNRCVKGEELSLKGETVNDCHAEIISRRGFIRFLYSELMKYDPSAPEDSIFEPADDSKLKIKDDITFHLYISTAPCGDGALFDKSCTDQANTEGDGPHQPLFENPKQGKLRTKVENGEGTIPVESSDIVPTWDGIQHGERLRTMSCSDKILRWNVLGLQGALLSHFLQPVYLRSVTLGYLYSQGHLTRAICCRMSRDGSTFQAGLPEPYCINHPEVGRVSVYDSARQTGKTKESSVNWSLPDDTDVEVLDGTKGKVDGPKLDVSRVTKRNLFVLFQELCAKMDRKGLQKLTVYSEAKEAAETYQSAKRSFFWALQEMGYGSWICKPQEEKTFCLAEV; this comes from the exons ATGGCCGAGGTCAAGGAGAAGATTTGCAGCTATCTGTTTGGCATCCAGGACTCCACCGCACTCAACCTTGCCAAAAACATTGGCTTTTCCAAGGCCAAAGATGTGAATGGCTCCCTCTACACCTTGGAGAAGGCGGGAGATGTGTGCAGGGAGAACACAAACCCCCCAAAGTGGTCTCTCACTGACAACAAACGCAGGCGCATGCAGCTCAAACTGAGGGCCGAGGAAGTCCAAGGTGTGGCCCTGCTCGTTCCGGATTCGGAGGCTCCATCCCCTGTCATACAGCAAGAGCTGCCCGCCACTGTGccgactcctcctccttcttctcctcctcctccacctcctcctccgctGCTGGAGGGCGAAGAGGAGAAAGTTGAGAACGGGCAGCAGCTGTCCGAGCCGGCAGAGCCGCAGGGAGACGGTTCTGCTCTCCGGATTGGCCCCCCTCGCAGCAAGAGAGCCCGGTACCAGTGGTTTCAAAACTACGACAACTTCGAGAACGGCAAGTGGGCCACGGACGACATCCCAGAGGACCTGAATGCCATCAGCAACCAGGACGAGTCGCGGTGCATCATGGAGTCTCCCCTGTCCCCCAGCTACACGGCTCAGTTCGACACGGCTTTCCTCTGCACCCCTTTAGAGAAGCTCATGGCCTGCCAGAAGAAGAACCCCGTGAGTGGCCTGATCGAGTATACCCAGTACACCTACCAGCACTGCGAGTTCGTCTTGCTGAAACAGAGCGGTCCGTCGCACGAGCCACG GTTTAAGTTCCAGGCTGTGATTGACGGCCGCCGGTTCCCACCAGCAGAAGCGGGCAGTAAGAAACTGGCCAAGCAGGAAGCCGCCGCAAACGCCATGAAGATCCTCGTGCATGAGGGGGAAGATGGCCTGGAACTGCACAAGACCTTCTACGAGGACACCTccctcgaggaggaggaggaggaggaggaggaggaagaagaagaaatg CCGTCCTCCACGCCGCAAGCAAACGTGCTTTCCGGAAAGAACCCAGTCAGTGCACTGATGGAATACGCCCAGAAGTCGGGGAGCGTCTGTGAATTCCAGCTGCTCTCCCAGGAGGGTCCCCCCCACGACCCAAA GTTCAAGTACTGCGTGAAGGTGGGCGACCACGTTTTTCCTGCCGTGGTGTCCAACAGCAAGAAGGGAGCAAAGCAGATGGCGGCCGAGGTTGCCCTGAAGGGGCTCTCGGGGGACACCAGTGGCTCATCCGAACAG GCAGAGCCCCAGGCTGACCCGCCGTCGGAAGTCTCTCCCGGCCAACCTCTTAGTTTGGACGAGACGAAGGCTGCGAGCGCAAAGGGTGTCGGAGAGCTGATTAAGTACCTGAATTCCAACCCCGTCAGCGGCTTGCTGGAGTATGCCCGAGCCAACGGTTTCGCTGCTGAATTCAAGATGATCGATCAGACCGGGCCGCCCCATGATCCTAA GTTCATCTTCCAAGCCAAAGTGGGAGGCCGCTGGTTCCCAGCCGTCAACGCACACAGCAAGAAGCAGGGCAAGCAGGAGGCGGCTGACGCGGCGCTCCGGGTCCTGATCGGGGAGACGGAGAAAGCCGAACACCTTGAAGGGATGGCTATCACAGAG CTCCCCGTGAGCGGAAGCACCCTGCATGACCAGATCGCCATGCTGAGCCACCAGCGCTTCAACACGCTCACGGCCCGCATCCAGCACAGCCTGCTCGGGCGCAAGATCCTGGCCGCCATCATCATGCGGCGGGGGCAGGAGGGCCTGGGAGTGGTGGTCAGCATCGGGACAG GCAATCGCTGCGTGAAAGGGGAGGAGCTGAGCCTGAAAGGGGAGACGGTGAACGACTGCCACGCGGAGATCATTTCCAGAAGGGGCTTCATTAG GTTTCTGTACAGCGAGCTCATGAAGTACGACCCCTCGGCCCCCGAAGACAGCATTTTTGAGCCGGCTGATGACAGCAAGCTGAAGATCAAAGACGACATCACCTTCCACCTCTATATCAG CACGGCGCCTTGCGGGGACGGGGCTCTCTTCGACAAATCCTGCACCGACCAGGCAAACACGGAGGGAGACGGCCCCCACCAGCCGCTGTTCGAAAACCCCAAGCAGGGGAAACTGCGCACCAAGGTGGAAAACG GCGAAGGCACCATCCCGGTGGAATCGAGTGACATTGTGCCAACATGGGACGGGATCCAGCATGGCGAGCGCCTCCGCACCATGTCCTGCAGCGACAAGATCCTTCGCTGGAACGTGCTGGGCCTGCAGGGGGCATTGCTGTCGCATTTCCTGCAGCCGGTCTATCTCCGCTCTGTGACGTTGG GCTACTTGTACAGCCAAGGCCACCTGACGCGCGCCATCTGCTGCCGCATGTCGAGGGACGGCAGCACGTTTCAGGCGGGGCTCCCGGAGCCGTATTGTATCAACCACCCAGAG GTTGGCCGAGTCAGCGTCTATGACTCCGCGAGGCAGACGGGCAAAACAAAGGAGTCCAGTGTGAACTGGAGCCTGCCCGACGACACCGACGTGGAAGTCCTGGATGGCACAAAAGGCAAAGTAGATGG TCCGAAACTGGACGTCTCTCGGGTCACTAAGAGGAACCTCTTCGTGCTGTTCCAAGAGCTGTGTGCCAAGATGGATCGCAAGGGCCTGCAGAAACTGACGGTCTACTCGGAGGCCAAGGAGGCGGCCGAAACGTACCAGAGTGCCAAGCGGAGCTTCTTCTGGGCGTTGCAGGAGATGGGCTACGGAAGCTGGATCTGCAAACCCCAAGAGGAGAAGACCTTCTGTCTGGCCGAAGTCTAG